The genome window ctctaatttcattcttaaatCTGTAGTACTTGAAtagaaactcttttctattcgagtctatctaccccggccgagaatttctcgatccagaacaaaactcatatccatatgaccttttccctgtttactcaggttagCGAATCCCGTCTTGATCGgacacctaactccaagtataactaactaggacCACCATATGCCAAATACTCATGCTAAGCACAGATATATTAGCAGCAGCAAATCCTAATTacctatacttgagatagcgtTCCATCTTAGGTTTAAagactatatgcactaatatgattcatataacattcattgacattaataaattatcgtatgaatattatatgcacgtcacgttcgactacttatcatataagtatccacATATCTATCATGATAATAGTTATCAgatagcatgagactcactactccatctttattagtatctgtatactaatcatggaaatAGACAGATGTGACGATCTATCTAgagaaataatgtccagttAAGTCTCCTACGATTGTGAatagtttaaagatattcttaccgaattactttgtcactcatattcttaactcttaagaatgaaccattcaaaatatcttaaggattttattctaataaacatagacaatatacgaataatagaataaactttattgccataaaatgaattatccaaatacataaatcaaactctagggcatatcactaacatGAGCTCCCATGACCAACCCCTTTACCCCTCAGAACTAAACGAATCAGACAGAAGCAGAGGATGGAGGAGCTTCAAGGCGAAAATCACAGTCGTCCTCCCGCAAATTGCCATGAACCTACTCTGTTGCTGAGGAgcttttggtcctcaaaacCCTCAAGCCCACTCCCTCCCGTGAACCTCCGCTTTGTCGCTCAATCCCTGTTCCCGAAGAAGGCACAAAGAGGAAGGAGATAGAGAAGGAGATGGAGGAAGAAAACGGTTAGGAAGTATGGTCTGTGTTTGGAGTTGTGTCAATAACAGGGGAAGGAGATGGAGAattgaatattatttttaattataaatatattaattatatataatagtaatttaattaatataatatgtatgtgGGCCCGAATCAGAGACATCAAAATCATATATCCATTGGAGTAtatgtctctctcttttttttggagTTTGTCTGTAGCGTCGATGTGGCAGTGTGGGATCTGGTTCAGAGACTCCAAAACAAGAGACCCGTTGGAGATAGTCTAAGGGAATGGCCTTAGGCCACACCAAAAGTTAGGCCCCATATTTTTAGACTTGTAAtagtattattaattattttaatttcttaattataaaaagattctaaaaattaattaagtaatcAAAGCctcacaaaaaaagaaagaattaagGCCTCATTTATTAACTTAGTTAACATTATCTAATCAATGatcaaatatttcaaattttctttctcaCTTATTTATTGGTAAATCATATATTCTATTTCTAATTATTTacttaaatttcttttattatctcCTATATTTTCTCTCCTTGAATATCTCCAACTACCTGTTGCAATTTAATCTCCTATAAGGTTAAACTCCTTAATTATCTttcaaccgaaaaaaaaactcctTAATTATCTCCAACTACCTATTTTCACTCAAGGTTCTAACGTTCAATTGTTACTCTTAGAAAAGGAGTTGTTTTATTGTAACTTCTAATCATTCTCACAAACGTTTtttattctcatttttttaattaaattgcaCTCCCCACAATTGAAGCAATTCTCTCAAGTTGAAGCACTTTCATGAAGCAGTCTTCTTCAAATTTCACAATTAATCAGGTTCCATTGTTCTAAACTTtgattattcattttaattttattaattttatattgtttatagatatatatttttgatagTGTTTATAGTAAATATGTCAACTAGGAAATATGAATCTGGTCATTCAAAActtaagaaaaagagaataatTGAAAGTTTGATACAATCTCAAAAAGGAGCTCTTGTTAAATTTCTAACaagcaacaaaaaaaaaatgtaaaagaatGTTTGCATGAACAAGTTAGCAATGTAGttgaattaaatgataatgaaatacaacagcgagaagaagaagaagaagaagaagattatggaaaataaaacaattgaTAGAGATGTTCAAGAGCAAATAAATTAACTGCTGGAAAGATAAAACAATTGATAATGAGTTTATGGAAAGATTTGGAAATTAGACTGCtggaaaataaaacaattgaTAGAGATGTTCAAGagcaaataaaaagagaaaaagaacattggaaaaaagtaaaataatttggcctttaggggaaaaaaaatgaaaagatttATCAATAAAGTAATGGAAATTTTCTAAATCTAGTTGAAATGAATGCAGAACTTGATCCAGTGATGCAAGATCATGTTAGACGGATTAAACATGATAAAATTCATGATCATTACCTTGGACATAGTATACAAAATGAGATAATAAATTTGTTAGCaagtgaaattaaaaattaaattgtcaaaaagttagagaagtcaaaatttttcaataatacTTTATTGCACTCCAAATGTAAGTCATCAAGAACAAATGTCTTTTATTCTGCGAATTGTTGATATTTTTTCAACTCCAATAAAAACTGCAGAAttctttttagaatttttaagGGCAGATGATACAAGTGGGAAAGGTCTTTTTGATATTGTTGttgatgaaataaataaaattggacTTGATATTCATAATTTAAGAGGACAAGGATATGATAATGGATCAAATATGAAGGGAAAACGCCAAGGAGTACAAAAAACTTCTGTATATAAATCCTAGAGCATTCTATACACCATGTGGTTgtcataatttaaatttagtaCTTTGTGACATGGGCTAACTCTTGTACAAAAGCTGTATCTTTTTTTGAAGTGGTACAACGTATAtactcattattttttcttctacTAAAAGATGGAAGATTCTAAAGATTATGTACCCAATTTAACTCTCAAACCGTTGTCACAAATACGTTGGGAGAGTCGCATTGAAAGTGTTAAAGTAATATCATTTTAAACTCTACAAATTAGAGATGCTTTATTAAAACTGGAAGAAGTTAGTGAAGATCCAAAAACTAAAAGTGTAGCTAATTGTTTAGCAACATAAGAGCTTGaaatttttgagtttttattgGGCATGATTATATGGTATAGTATACTGTTTGCTATTAACATGGTTAGTAAAACTTTACAATCAAAAGACATGCGTATTGATGTTGCCATAGATCAACTAAAaggtcttctttcttttttttcaaaaacatAGAGAAGATAGATTTGTAGTAGACAAAGCTATTCTTTCACTTCAAAGTAGATTTGAACAATTCAAAATatgtgaaaatatttttgactATTTATTTTGTgtggaaaaattgagatcaTTAGAGAGTGGAAAATTGAAAGAGCATTGCCTTAATCTTGAAAATTCCTTAAaacatgataataattttgatattGATGGTTTAGATTTATTTTCGGAATTATAAGTTTTGAGAGAAATTTTACGATCAGAATAGAAGACTCCAATTGACATACTTAATTATATAAGAAAACTTGATTCTTTTCCTAACACCTATATTGCGTATAGAATAATGTTAACCATTCCTATAAGAAAGaagtttttcaaaattaaagttaataaaATCTTATCAAAGATCCACAATGTCTCAAGAAAGATTGAATCGATTAGCTATGTTATCaattgaaaaggaaatattAGAAGAAATTGCGTATAAAAGCTTAGAATGtatttggtttttgagttgagttgagttgagtttttgttttaattggtttgtaatgattgtattattgaattatgagaaaaagtgtgaaaaagtaatgaatagttgagagaatttaaaattaaaaattgaattgaatagttaaaaaaattttaaaaaatggaaaaagtaatgattgtgttgttgaattgaagataagttgagttgagtagagttgaaaattttttaaaaatcaaacacaccatTAATAAGTAATTTCGCATCTCAAAaagctaaaaaaataaattttgaataaaataaattttgttaaaaagaaataaggcttcatttttatttttcgccTTAGGCTTCGAAAATCGCCGGCTGACGATTTTCGAGCACTTAGCTCTTAGAGCAGGAAGCAATACCAACTGATCTCGCAGAGTATTCCGGTGCTCTGGCTCTACGCCATTCAGACACATATCTGTTAAACGCCTGGCAGGAGCTGTAACAACCTGCAATAATTGATTGTGGCATGCTCTATTTTTCAAGCGCTGGCTCTTTTGATTTCACTAAACAATCGTCACTTTCATTAATCCCACGCTACATCGATCCTCTCATAATTGAACGAAGGACTTTCTGGCATGACAATTCTTTGCCAACTGAAAttgatgaattatatatatatatatagtcatttTCTGtgcagaaaaaggaaaaacgaCAGAGGAATTGGCCACTTTCAAGAGCACGAGATTAATTTGACGATGTAATTTATAAACAGCTCTTATCAAAGAAAGTGTAGTGCAATGTGCACGCTTGCACTTGGTAATTAAGAGGTCCTTAAATTCAATACTCATTGCGGGACAGTCCGTGTCCCACTATAGGacttctatttcattgtactataTCACATGTTTAACTGAAAAATGAACTGCGCTTGACATGAGTGGATTTAATTTGGTTAGAGCTCATCGAAAATACGTTGCGGCTAGTGTTAAATCTGATCATGAATTAGTTTCAATCAATAACATAAGATCGTTTCACAATCTTCCTATTGCTTCGTAAGTTGTTCATGCTCCTATAAATGTTGCCGTTATTGGCTAGGCCTAAGCACATGTTTGTATCGATTCTCTTTCGCAAAGAATTTTCAGCAATTGTGCCACGATATGACGGTGTGGGGTAGTGTTTAAATGCTGCCTCATGACTTTCATGCATATGGATTCTCGAGATCGTTGGTGCTGGGGGttgtaaagaaaattaatgatgaTAACATACGCTTCCGAGATACAGATAACATTACTCCAAGAATGTATAACCATATGGCAGGTTTTAATAAGCCAAATTAAAGATGCAAAATAATGTCTTTTATAACTAGAGCCAATCAAAGATGCAAAATAATGTCATTCATATATGGTTTATGAAGaccttttttcgattatataGGGAGAGTTCCTGAaactagtataatgaaatgcAATTGTTTATCAAGACTTTAGGATCCCCTTACAACATGATGCTTTAACttttaaagaagaaaatgataattttccTAAGCTAATTAAACTTCCTAAGATAGAAAGGAAATCAATTCTTATAAAACAAGGAACAATGGCCTGTTTGTTTTCAtggttaaaatcacaaaaattttaactttaactttaactcaacccactacacaataaaaatacacatttcacaagtacaaatttttaactttaacttaacacactacacaatatttgtccttttccacaatcaaaatcaaagttactttaactctgaaaccaaacgcactacATATTTTGCAAGAACTTCAAAactcataaatatatatatatatatatatatatatatatatatatataaaaggtaATCAATTCTTATAAAACAAGGAACAATTAGATATTTCGCAAGAACTTCAACactcataaaatatatatatatatatatatatatatataaggtaaTCAATTCTTATAAAACAAGGAACAATTAGATATTATAAGGTAATCAATTCTTATAAAACAAGGAACaattagatattttgcaaaaacTTCAAcactcataaataaatatatatatattattacagaGGGTGCAGTATAGTAGCATATGTCATCGTTTGGTAACTAAGAGGTTTCAAGTTTGATACACGTGATGAAATTACCCGTGCAATCCTTTTCtagttattataatatttatatttaattatattaggcTCACAAATCTCCATTGTAATCGAAAAGTAAAAATGATGGTTTAGTATAGTATCATTCACCCCTTATTAGAAACAAGTCAGAGATTTTAGATTCTAATATCAACAGCGTTGACTTTTGTGCCAAATCATTTTCCTATGCATATTCCCTATCCcattggaaaaggaaaaatctaTTATATCAAAAcagcaaagaaaaagaaaaagaagttgAATTAATATAACCTACTGGTTCTCCTCTTAGGTGCCGAAATTTCATCGatcttataaattataatagtcTTCGAGATaggttttccattttttttatcggtGAAATTTACAGTTGCTTTATCGATCTGATCACTCAACAATATGAAACGAAGGAGGAGTTTAAATCGTGATCACTTAATTGTGCGAGGAAAATTGTATCCAATATATTATTGAGTACAAGAGATTATCTAAGGATACTATATCAAGACGATTAATGTAtaggaaaaataacaaaaattgcAGAATTTACAATAGGAACTAGGAAGGAAGAGCTGGTGTGATCTGCTATTCATGGCTGTTACATGTTTTGTGCTGACAAGAGAGGCTTGCCCTGGATCTGACTGCAACTCATAGTATTCTCCGCACGAGCCCAATCCCTTGTCGGTCATATGTACCAAGTTGTAGGACGACATGGAAGTCACTATCGAACTGGTGCAGCACTAGAAGAAACTCTATTTTGTGTTCATGCGAATCACTTTATCATGTAAGAAAGTTAAAAAAGTTGGCCCCACAACTATACACAGCTTGCATCAGCAGCCAGTATGAAATGTCAGCAGTCCCTCCTATTTAAAGAGAGCTTTGGACCTCCAAATTTTCCAAGCCATCAGCTCATCTGCTGAATCTGTCCCCTAGCTTTCACTTCTCTAGGAATTATAGCATGTGGCATTTAGGAGTACTAATGTATGTTGTGGCCTTGGTTGTGGTCGGGCTTACGCAGTATTTGGTATACAGATGGAGAAACCCGAAATGCAATGGGATGCTACCTCCTGGTTCCATGGGGCTGCCCCTGGTTGGGGAGACCTTCCAATTCCTCGTGTGTGGCAAGTCCATCGACATCCCTCCTTTCATCAAGACCAGGACCCAGAAGTAAGTTCTTTCCCGCTAGCTCGGTGGATTTGAGGCTATTTCTGTTCCTTTGTAGAGTAGTTTCACGTTGATCCCCATTTGGAGTAATTCCATTACTGTGTCACCTTTCATAATCGTTTAAACTTTTTATAAGTTAAGGGTCGATTAGATTTGGCAATATGGAATCAGTTTTTCTAACCTCTCGGTTTCGGATTTAGATACGGGCAAATCTTCAAAACAAGCCTGGTGGGCTGCCCCGTGGTAGTTTCCTCGGAGCCTGACTTTAACTACTACATATTGCAACAAGAAGGGAAGTTGGTGGAGTTGTGGTACATGGACTCGTTTGCCAAGCTCTTTGGTATGAGTGGCACAGGCAAAGACGGCTCCTCAGCCTCGACCAATTCGATTGGTCACATCCATAAGTACATACGTAACCTGGTATTAAATCAAGTTGGTGTCGAAGCTATACGAGAAAGGATCCTCCCTGACATGGAGGAAATGTCCTGGAAATCATTGTCAGACTGGTCTACCCAAGACTCACTGGACGTTAAAAATGCAACTTCTTCAGTATGATTATAATTactgcttgcatgttcatgcTAGTCTTGATTTCAAGATTTTATAGATCGATCTGCATGTTTTATTCCTCTTTTTGTAGATGGTATTCGATTTTACTGCAAAACGTCTCTTTGGTTATGATCCGGAGAAGGCTAAAGACAAGAACATGAGAGAGAGGTTCACTTACCTCCTCCAAGGTCTAATCTCATTCCCGCTTAACATCCCGGGAACCACTTTCCACAAGTGCTTGGAAGTAAGAACAATTATTGTCAACTTACCTGAAAGGCCTCACCAGGAAACTTTAATTTCTCTATGATACGCAGGCTCCACAAAACTCTTGGAAACAGTTcacttaaaaattattttgtcagGTTTTGAGATCCACGACACAGGATCATGTATTTCATGTTCaaactaattttaattaagataAGCTGACTTGTGTTTGTGTCCAGAGTCAAAAGATAGGTCTTAAGCTGATGAAGGATCTCATAGACGAGAGACGAGCTATGCCCGATAAATTCAGAGGGGATTTCATAGATCAAATGATTGATGGCATGAAGACTGAGAGCTTCTTGTCCGATGATTTTGTCATGCACGTGATGTTCGGGGTCCTCCTTGCAAGTTTCGAGACGATATCATCTACTTTAACCCTTGCCGTTATGTTTCTAATTGAACATCCTATGGTTGTAAAAGAACTAgaggtatttttttttctcctgcTCTCTTTTACATTCCAGTAATGATAAAAGTGGGGATCTTTtcaagtttcttttttttttattatttgacaGAGAGAACATGAGGAAATACTTCAAAACAGAGAAAAGAGGGAAGGCAAGGTGACTTGGAATGAGTACAAATCAATGAAATACACAATGCAGGTGAGTCCTATTACCGGATATTTTTGTGTGAGATCTCTGCATACAATGGAGACTCTTTACACAAATTCTCGTGTTGTTGATGAGTCCTTAAAATTGCAGGTTGTGAATGAATCTTTGAGAATGGCAAGTGTGGCACCAGGAATCTTGAGGAGAGCAATCCAAGATATTCACATTAATGGTAAtgcatttcaaaattaaatggTACAAAAGGTTCCAGATAGTTGAAACGTTGACAATATTGTTATCAGAATTATCTCTTGTTTGAAATTCTAAAAGTCGAAATATGGCATAGGATATACAATTCCTAAAGGATGGACAATCTTCGTCGTTCCATCCGCTCTGCAGCTCAACCCGGATACATATGAGGACCCGCTTGCCTTCAATCCATCGCGATGGAAGGTAAATTTACAAACTTGACCCAAAACCTTTCTTGAATGAGAAAGAAATCACAAACTAGTTCAATTTCTTAATTTACCCCTTTCATGCTCAACAGGATATTGAACCGAGTGCTATGGCAAAAAATTTCATCCCCTTCGGCGGGGGGACAAGAATGTGTGCTGGCGCCGAATTCACTAAGGCATTCATCGCAGTTTTTCTTCACGTCTTAGTCTCAAATTACaggtgatatatatatttgtagttAAT of Punica granatum isolate Tunisia-2019 unplaced genomic scaffold, ASM765513v2 Contig00020, whole genome shotgun sequence contains these proteins:
- the LOC116189798 gene encoding cytochrome P450 87A3-like, with product MWHLGVLMYVVALVVVGLTQYLVYRWRNPKCNGMLPPGSMGLPLVGETFQFLVCGKSIDIPPFIKTRTQKYGQIFKTSLVGCPVVVSSEPDFNYYILQQEGKLVELWYMDSFAKLFGMSGTGKDGSSASTNSIGHIHKYIRNLVLNQVGVEAIRERILPDMEEMSWKSLSDWSTQDSLDVKNATSSMVFDFTAKRLFGYDPEKAKDKNMRERFTYLLQGLISFPLNIPGTTFHKCLESQKIGLKLMKDLIDERRAMPDKFRGDFIDQMIDGMKTESFLSDDFVMHVMFGVLLASFETISSTLTLAVMFLIEHPMVVKELEREHEEILQNREKREGKVTWNEYKSMKYTMQVVNESLRMASVAPGILRRAIQDIHINGYTIPKGWTIFVVPSALQLNPDTYEDPLAFNPSRWKDIEPSAMAKNFIPFGGGTRMCAGAEFTKAFIAVFLHVLVSNYRLEKVKGGEITRSPVLGFGNGFYVKIYNKDRI